A region from the Aegilops tauschii subsp. strangulata cultivar AL8/78 chromosome 5, Aet v6.0, whole genome shotgun sequence genome encodes:
- the LOC109772588 gene encoding probable carbohydrate esterase At4g34215 — MQPAAAPAMPSILLLALLAATALGAGAVRTPTLVFILAGQSNMGGRGGATLNNRWDGVVPRECAPSPRTLRLSPALRWEEAREPLHSGIDVGNVLGVGPGIPFAHALLRAPACPKGAVVGLVPCAQGGTPIANWSRGSHLYDRMLTRARAAVAGTNGKGRVAAMLWFQGETDTIRREDALAYTGRMEALIRDVRRDLGIPNLLVIQVGIATGQGKFVDLVRKAQRAVRAPNLRYVDAMGLPVANDFTHLTTPAQVRLGKMLADAYVATLH; from the exons ATGCAACCAGCTGCGGCGCCGGCAATGCCGTCCATCCTGCTGCTCGCCCTGCTCGCGGCCACGGCCCTGGGCGCCGGAGCTGTGAGGACGCCGACGCTGGTGTTCATCCTGGCGGGCCAGTCCAACATGGGCGGCCGGGGCGGGGCGACACTCAACAACCGCTGGGACGGCGTGGTGCCGCGGGAGTGCGCCCCCTCGCCGCGCACGCTCCGCCTCTCGCCGGCCCTGCGCTGGGAGGAGGCCCGGGAGCCGCTGCACTCCGGCATCGACGTGGGCAACGTGCTGGGGGTCGGCCCGGGCATTCCGTTCGCGCACGCGCTGCTGCGCGCCCCGGCCTGCCCCAAGGGCGCCGTCGTCGGCCTCGTCCCCTGCGCGCAGGGCGGCACCCCCATCGCCAACTGGTCCCGCGGCTCCCACCTCTACGACCGGATGCTCacccgcgcccgcgccgccgtcgccgggaCCAATGGCAAGGGGAGGGTCGCGGCCATGCTCTGGTTCCAGGGCGAGACCGACACCATCCGGCGCGAGGACGCGCTGGCCTACACGGGCAGGATGGAGGCGCTTATCCGTGATGTCCGGCGAGACCTCGGCATCCCAAACCTCCTCGTCATCCAG GTCGGGATCGCGACGGGGCAGGGCAAGTTCGTGGATCTGGTGCGGAAGGCGCAGCGGGCGGTGCGGGCGCCCAACCTGAGGTACGTGGACGCCATGGGCCTCCCCGTCGCCAACGACTTCACGCACCTCACCACGCCGGCGCAGGTCCGGCTGGGGAAGATGCTCGCCGACGCCTACGTCGCCACGCTCCACTGA